The DNA region GTCCGGCCGTCTTCCAACTCCGTGTCCAGTTGCCCACTCAGCACGAGCAGGATGTGGCCCTTATGGCACCAGTGGTCGGCCAGGTAGCCCGCCGTGTACTCCACCCGCCGGACGCGGATGCCCCCGAAATGGCGGGTGCGCCAGCGCGCGGTACCGGTCTGCCCGGGGTGGATCGTCTCCTCGACCATTTCCCAGTCGGTCGTGCCAAAGGGA from Deinococcus aetherius includes:
- a CDS encoding DHCW motif cupin fold protein — its product is MQMQDIPFGTTDWEMVEETIHPGQTGTARWRTRHFGGIRVRRVEYTAGYLADHWCHKGHILLVLSGQLDTELEDGRTFILRSGMSYQVADGAEAHRSSSLGGATLFIVD